In the Enterococcus rotai genome, TACATGATCCACACTTTCGATGATTGCTTTGATATTGGCTAAGCACTGCTCAGTTTGCTCTTTTATGCCACCTGTAACGATGGTATTCGTTTTTGGATCAATCGGTAATTGCGCAGAAATATTATTGTAATGTGAAAAAGCAACAGTTTGCGTTGAGAATGGGCATTTTGGTGCTTTTTCCGTATTATTCGCTTCGATGATCAAGCCATGACGATCTTCAATTGCTTGTGGCGGTGTACCATCTCCATGTGAAACGACTGCTTCGATTTGGACTGCAGCACCCATCGGTAAATCTGCTACCTCTACAATTGTCCGCGCAGGAACATATCCTACTGCTCGAGCAATCGCCGAATCAGGGAAAAATGTGCGATAAACTTTGTTTACAGCTTCGATTTTAGAAAGATCTTTCAGAAAAATAGTCATTTTCACGATATCATCAAATGGCACATCAATACTTTCTAAAATTGCTTTGATATTTTGTAAACATTGACTTGTTTGTCTTTTCACACAGCCAGCTACTACTCTACCTGTTTTAGGATCGATCGGTAATTGCGCTGAAAGATTATTGTAGTGAGAAAATGAAACAGTTTGCGTTGAAAGTGAGTCACTTGGCGCATTTAGTGTATTATTTGTAAGTTTGATTAGATCACCTGCTTGTGGTGCGTTAGGAATCGTACCTTCACCATTTGAAACTAGGGCTTCAACCTGTACTAAAGCATCCATCGGTAAGGCATCGACTGCAACCACCGTTCTTGAAGGATGATAGCTTGCGAAAAATGATGCGTATACGTCATCAACTGCATCCAGGTCTTTGATATCTTTAACAAAGAGAGTGATTCTCACAATATCACTCATGACATGATCGATGCTCTCTAGAATTGCTTTGATATTTTTAAAACATTGCTCTGCTTGTTCTTTGATACCACCGGTAATTAGTTGTCCAGTTACAGGATCGATTGGCAACTGGGCTGAAACGTTATTGTAATGAGAAAAAGCGACGGTTTGTGACGATTGTAGATTTTGTGGTGCGTGTTCGGTGTTTCTTGCTAATACTGCGTTATCATTGCTCATAGTTCTATTCCTCTTTTCTTTTTCATACATTCAAATAAACAAATAATCAACTACGCAAAAATGTTAACGCTTCCAACGTGGTGCTCTATTAAAAACTGTTCTTTTATGCGTCCATCATTTTTTTACTATCCTGCTGTTAATATGGAGATCATGACAAATTGACAAAAATTATATCACTTATTTCAGTCTACAATAATAGCGCTAACATTTCAATAACCTATTTTAAAGTTCATAAAACGAACATAGGCAATTTTTTACATTCCTAGTTGATTTTCAGCTGTAAACATGTCACAATTTTGCTAGATAAGAGCCTTCAAAGAGCTGGCTCATTCTCAATGTTAGGAGTAACTGATACATGATAAAAAAAGAAGAAATGCCGCTTTGTGACGTGGCAACTACCGTTCAATTGATCGGCAGCAAATGGAAAACATTGATTATACGAGA is a window encoding:
- a CDS encoding RidA family protein, with product MSNDNAVLARNTEHAPQNLQSSQTVAFSHYNNVSAQLPIDPVTGQLITGGIKEQAEQCFKNIKAILESIDHVMSDIVRITLFVKDIKDLDAVDDVYASFFASYHPSRTVVAVDALPMDALVQVEALVSNGEGTIPNAPQAGDLIKLTNNTLNAPSDSLSTQTVSFSHYNNLSAQLPIDPKTGRVVAGCVKRQTSQCLQNIKAILESIDVPFDDIVKMTIFLKDLSKIEAVNKVYRTFFPDSAIARAVGYVPARTIVEVADLPMGAAVQIEAVVSHGDGTPPQAIEDRHGLIIEANNTEKAPKCPFSTQTVAFSHYNNISAQLPIDPKTNTIVTGGIKEQTEQCLANIKAIIESVDHVLADVVKVNIFVKNIADMAVVDEVYGSFFPGGLPARRVVGVGTLPKDALIQMDAIVGNAEGTPPIV